The proteins below are encoded in one region of Roseovarius bejariae:
- a CDS encoding M16 family metallopeptidase, with protein MSVNLTTLDNGFRIVTEPMPGLQSAAIGVWVMAGARHERAEQNGIAHFLEHMAFKGTERRSALQIAEAIEDVGGYINAYTSREVTAYYARVLQEDVPLALDVVADILRNPTFDPREIEVERGVILQEIGQAQDTPDDIIFDWLQEEAYPDHPLGRTILGPEGRVQGFTRDDLVGFVDEHYGPGQMILSAAGAVDHEALVRAAEKLFGDMPAKPAFEPATARFKGGEARHVKSLEQAHFTLGFESPDYGHPQIYAAQIYASALGGSMSSRLFQEIREKRGLCYTIFAQAGAYADTGMMTIYAGTSAGEMAHLAQITVDEMKRAADDLSQEEVERARAQMKAGLLMGLESPSNRAERLARMMQIWGRVPDLKEVVERIDAVTLSEVRQLAETTATTAPAAMALYGPVEAAPSLAALQDRRAA; from the coding sequence TTGAGTGTCAATCTGACCACGCTGGACAACGGATTTCGCATCGTCACCGAACCCATGCCGGGGCTGCAATCGGCGGCCATCGGGGTATGGGTCATGGCAGGCGCCCGGCACGAACGGGCTGAACAGAACGGCATCGCCCATTTCTTGGAGCATATGGCCTTCAAGGGCACCGAGCGGCGCAGCGCCTTACAGATCGCCGAGGCGATCGAGGATGTGGGCGGCTATATCAACGCCTATACCAGCCGCGAGGTGACGGCTTATTATGCGCGTGTCCTGCAAGAGGATGTGCCGCTTGCCCTAGATGTGGTGGCCGACATCCTGCGCAATCCCACCTTCGATCCGCGCGAGATCGAGGTAGAGCGCGGTGTGATCCTGCAGGAAATCGGGCAGGCACAGGATACGCCTGACGACATCATCTTCGACTGGCTTCAGGAAGAGGCCTATCCCGATCATCCGCTTGGTCGCACGATCCTTGGCCCCGAGGGCCGGGTGCAGGGGTTTACGCGCGATGATCTGGTTGGGTTTGTCGATGAGCATTACGGCCCGGGTCAGATGATCCTGTCGGCGGCCGGTGCCGTGGATCACGAGGCGCTCGTACGTGCTGCCGAGAAGCTCTTTGGCGATATGCCTGCCAAACCCGCGTTCGAGCCCGCCACGGCACGGTTCAAGGGCGGCGAGGCGCGGCACGTGAAGTCGCTGGAACAGGCGCATTTCACACTCGGGTTCGAAAGCCCCGATTACGGCCACCCACAGATTTACGCGGCGCAGATTTACGCCTCGGCCCTCGGTGGCTCCATGTCCTCGCGACTGTTTCAGGAAATCCGCGAAAAGCGCGGGCTGTGCTATACCATTTTCGCGCAGGCCGGGGCCTATGCCGATACAGGCATGATGACGATCTATGCCGGCACCTCTGCCGGTGAAATGGCGCATCTTGCACAGATCACCGTGGACGAGATGAAGCGCGCCGCCGATGACCTCAGCCAAGAGGAGGTGGAACGCGCCCGCGCCCAGATGAAGGCCGGGTTGCTGATGGGGCTGGAAAGCCCCTCGAACCGGGCCGAACGTCTGGCGCGGATGATGCAGATCTGGGGCCGGGTGCCGGACCTGAAAGAGGTGGTCGAGCGGATCGACGCGGTGACCCTGTCGGAGGTCCGCCAACTGGCCGAAACCACTGCCACCACCGCGCCCGCCGCCATGGCGCTATATGGTCCGGTCGAGGCCGCGCCCAGCCTTGCGGCGCTTCAGGACAGGCGCGCGGCGTAA
- a CDS encoding GNAT family N-acetyltransferase: MFIPRRKVRIETERLTLRQPLLIDFRDWAALREQSAEFLIPWEPVWAADHLTRKGFSNRVYWAQRAITNGSALPLFLVRREDERLLGAITLDNIRRGPAQAGTLGYWIGEPFARHGYMREALQAVVHHAFGRLDLSRLEAACLPENTASRGLLEKCGFKYEGVAQSYLQINGRWRTHVLYAALRMDRRGRTDVG, encoded by the coding sequence ATGTTCATCCCGCGCCGGAAAGTCCGGATCGAGACCGAGCGCCTGACCCTGCGGCAGCCGCTTTTGATCGATTTCCGCGACTGGGCCGCGCTGCGCGAGCAAAGCGCCGAGTTCCTCATTCCATGGGAGCCGGTCTGGGCCGCCGACCACCTGACGCGCAAGGGGTTTTCCAACCGGGTGTATTGGGCGCAGAGGGCGATCACCAATGGCTCGGCCCTACCACTGTTCCTGGTCCGGCGCGAGGACGAGCGGCTTTTGGGGGCGATCACGCTCGACAATATCCGCCGCGGCCCGGCGCAGGCCGGCACGCTTGGCTATTGGATCGGGGAGCCCTTCGCGCGGCACGGCTACATGCGCGAGGCCTTGCAGGCGGTGGTCCACCACGCCTTCGGGCGGCTCGACCTGTCGCGGCTCGAAGCGGCTTGCCTGCCGGAAAACACCGCCTCGCGCGGGTTGCTTGAAAAATGCGGCTTCAAATACGAGGGCGTCGCGCAAAGCTACCTGCAAATCAACGGCCGCTGGCGCACCCACGTCCTTTACGCCGCGCTGCGGATGGATCGGCGCGGGCGCACCGACGTGGGCTAA
- a CDS encoding multicopper oxidase family protein yields the protein MPLTRRRFLAATTALAALPHTALAAPRKDLTAAPATRQLAPEGYAATDVWAFNGQVPGEMLRYTQGDTLDVRLVNALEAQDTTIHWHGLRLPNAMDGVPDLTQAPVAPGETFDYRFKLNDAGTFWYHPHTNSAEQVSRGMAGVLVVEEPEAPDVDDDRVLVLDDWRIAEDAVIHPSFGAWHDMSHAGRLGNYITVNATPEHRQTVRPGTRLRLRLVNTATARIFDLRFRGLKAWVVAHDAMPLDTPERVDRVTLGPAQRTDLIVDITAEAGDEAILASVEREGTFALATFPVAGTAQRTRPAPLPLPPNDMPQIDLENARAVPLLMEGGAMRGLPEGGTYEGKKMDMGALADAGQFWAFNGQVGMGDTPLLAASMGETIRVPITNNTAFPHAMHLHGMHFREVFGEGFGPWRDTILVAPGETREVVFNAHNPGDWMFHCHMPSHQMSGMMNWIRVS from the coding sequence ATGCCACTGACCCGCCGCAGATTCCTTGCCGCCACCACGGCGCTGGCCGCCCTGCCACACACCGCGCTGGCCGCGCCCCGGAAAGACCTGACCGCCGCGCCCGCGACCCGGCAATTGGCCCCGGAGGGCTATGCCGCCACCGATGTCTGGGCCTTCAACGGGCAGGTGCCGGGGGAAATGCTGCGCTATACGCAAGGCGATACGCTGGATGTACGACTGGTCAACGCACTGGAGGCACAGGATACGACAATTCACTGGCACGGGCTGCGCCTGCCCAATGCGATGGACGGGGTGCCGGACCTCACACAGGCGCCCGTCGCGCCGGGCGAGACCTTCGATTATCGGTTCAAGCTCAATGATGCCGGGACCTTCTGGTACCACCCGCACACCAATTCGGCCGAACAGGTCTCGCGCGGGATGGCCGGGGTTCTGGTGGTCGAGGAGCCCGAGGCCCCGGACGTGGACGACGACCGGGTTCTGGTGCTGGACGATTGGCGGATCGCCGAGGATGCGGTGATCCATCCCTCCTTCGGGGCGTGGCACGATATGTCCCACGCCGGTCGGTTGGGCAATTACATCACCGTCAACGCGACACCCGAACATCGCCAGACGGTGCGCCCCGGCACGCGATTGCGCCTGCGGCTGGTGAACACCGCCACGGCACGGATTTTCGACCTTCGGTTTCGTGGCCTCAAGGCTTGGGTTGTGGCGCATGACGCCATGCCACTGGATACGCCGGAACGCGTGGATCGCGTCACCCTCGGCCCTGCCCAACGCACCGACCTGATCGTCGATATCACCGCCGAAGCGGGTGACGAGGCGATCCTTGCCTCGGTCGAACGCGAAGGGACCTTCGCACTTGCCACCTTCCCTGTGGCTGGAACCGCGCAAAGAACCCGCCCTGCGCCCTTGCCCCTGCCCCCGAACGATATGCCGCAAATAGACCTGGAAAACGCCCGCGCTGTGCCATTACTCATGGAAGGCGGTGCCATGCGCGGGTTGCCCGAGGGCGGCACGTATGAGGGGAAAAAGATGGACATGGGCGCCCTTGCCGATGCCGGGCAATTCTGGGCCTTCAACGGACAGGTGGGCATGGGCGATACACCACTTCTTGCAGCTTCCATGGGGGAAACCATCCGGGTTCCGATCACCAACAACACGGCCTTCCCGCACGCCATGCACCTGCACGGGATGCATTTCCGTGAAGTGTTCGGAGAGGGCTTCGGCCCATGGCGCGACACGATCCTCGTGGCCCCGGGAGAAACCCGCGAGGTCGTGTTCAACGCCCACAACCCCGGCGACTGGATGTTCCATTGCCACATGCCCAGCCACCAGATGTCAGGCATGATGAACTGGATCAGGGTGAGTTAA
- a CDS encoding HNH endonuclease produces MDHPICPLCGRPIPPDARQSLHHLVPKLKGGKGGPTVLLHQICHNEIHATLTEAELARDFSTVEALRTHPRLARFINWIAKRPPGFHSKTPGGRRKR; encoded by the coding sequence ATGGATCATCCGATTTGCCCGCTTTGCGGGCGCCCCATTCCACCCGACGCGCGGCAAAGCCTGCACCACCTTGTGCCCAAGCTGAAAGGAGGCAAGGGCGGACCGACGGTTTTGTTGCACCAGATCTGCCACAACGAAATCCACGCCACCCTGACCGAGGCCGAACTGGCGCGTGATTTTTCGACGGTCGAGGCCCTGCGCACCCATCCTCGTCTGGCCCGGTTCATCAACTGGATTGCCAAGCGCCCCCCGGGCTTTCACTCGAAAACGCCGGGAGGGCGGCGGAAACGCTAG
- a CDS encoding mechanosensitive ion channel family protein, translating to MEWDAQPEIVQQAWGYALQGWEVAQGWLMSPAAWSQFGLLIGSYLLAVILSRKLKPWLGRLLSPDETQQGVFSNIRRFLLIFVPLLLPMLAYGFTGIGESVTRSLFDSGAVIAFGKRVFLLLAAHILVRDIIGDPFLKVLGKYILIPVAALHAVGLLEVVTERLEATIVPLGNMSFDLLWLIKGVVMGAVVFWLGRWSNDQSSTYIESQQEMRPATRQLAAKAAEIAIFGAAFLILMNIMGIPLTSLAVLGGAIGVGLGFGLQKIASNYISGVILLLEGQATVGDYVELDNGEAGTIVKTTARAMFLETFDGRWIVVPNEDFITTRVVNYSDQGSANRYEAPFSVSYNTDINLIPPMVEKAVSDLPFILQEPDGPDCELRAFGDSGVEFCVEFWVNGIDDGKNKFTPKVMFAIWNVLKDNGIEIPFPQRVVHHVGLDKGEPPAV from the coding sequence ATGGAGTGGGACGCGCAACCCGAGATCGTTCAGCAAGCCTGGGGGTATGCCTTGCAAGGATGGGAGGTGGCCCAGGGCTGGTTGATGAGCCCCGCAGCGTGGTCACAGTTCGGGCTGTTGATCGGGTCGTACCTGTTGGCGGTGATTCTGAGCCGGAAACTCAAGCCGTGGCTGGGCCGTCTTCTCAGCCCGGATGAGACGCAGCAAGGCGTGTTTTCCAACATCCGGCGCTTCTTGCTGATCTTCGTGCCACTGCTTTTGCCAATGCTGGCCTATGGCTTTACCGGTATAGGTGAGTCTGTCACGCGGTCGCTGTTCGATAGCGGCGCGGTGATCGCCTTCGGCAAGCGGGTGTTCCTGCTGTTGGCGGCGCATATCCTCGTGCGTGACATCATCGGCGATCCGTTCCTCAAGGTCCTTGGCAAATACATCCTGATTCCGGTGGCGGCGCTGCACGCGGTTGGCCTGCTGGAGGTGGTGACCGAGCGGCTTGAGGCGACCATCGTACCGCTTGGCAACATGTCCTTCGATCTGCTCTGGCTGATCAAGGGCGTGGTCATGGGCGCGGTGGTGTTCTGGTTGGGGCGCTGGTCGAACGATCAATCCTCGACCTATATCGAATCCCAGCAAGAAATGCGGCCGGCCACCCGGCAACTGGCGGCCAAGGCTGCCGAGATCGCGATTTTCGGCGCCGCCTTCCTGATCCTGATGAACATCATGGGGATACCGCTTACCTCGCTGGCGGTCTTGGGCGGTGCGATTGGTGTGGGCCTCGGGTTCGGCCTGCAAAAGATCGCGTCGAACTATATCTCGGGCGTGATCCTGTTGCTGGAAGGGCAGGCCACGGTTGGCGACTATGTCGAGCTGGACAACGGCGAGGCCGGGACCATCGTGAAAACCACCGCACGGGCGATGTTCCTGGAAACCTTCGATGGTCGCTGGATCGTGGTCCCGAACGAGGATTTCATCACGACGCGGGTGGTCAACTACTCGGACCAAGGCAGCGCCAATCGCTACGAGGCGCCGTTCTCGGTGTCTTACAACACCGACATCAACCTGATCCCGCCCATGGTGGAAAAGGCCGTGTCGGATCTGCCCTTCATCCTGCAAGAGCCGGATGGCCCGGATTGCGAATTGCGCGCCTTTGGCGACAGCGGGGTGGAGTTTTGTGTCGAGTTCTGGGTGAACGGCATCGACGACGGCAAGAACAAGTTCACCCCGAAGGTGATGTTCGCCATCTGGAACGTCCTGAAAGACAACGGTATCGAAATCCCCTTCCCGCAGCGCGTTGTGCATCACGTGGGTCTGGACAAGGGCGAGCCCCCGGCGGTATGA
- a CDS encoding TIGR03862 family flavoprotein — MSRALIIGAGPAGLMAGEALAQAGHDVTVAEAKPSPARKFLMAGKSGLNLTKDEGAEAFLAAYGDAAQALRPMLDAFGPRDVMAWAEGLGQPLFTGSTGRVFPKAMKASPLLRAWLARLEGQGVRLNRRWRWAGWDGETVLMDTPEGRLRLTPDATVLACGGASWARLGSDGAWAGYMPDAVSAFKTANMGFQVAWSDHMRRHFGTPVKGVALHAGAITSRGEIVISERGIEGGGIYSVSAAMREGAPLVLDLLPDLDVNTVRQRLSRPRGKDSLKNHLRKTLKLDPVKQALLMEFARPLPEDLAPVLKALPIPHQGPRPMDEAISTAGGLRFDALDKGLMLRDRPGTFAAGEMLDWEAPTGGYLLTACFATGLWAGQHAAKWLT, encoded by the coding sequence ATGAGCCGCGCCCTGATCATCGGCGCGGGCCCCGCCGGGTTGATGGCGGGGGAGGCTTTGGCGCAGGCGGGCCATGACGTGACCGTGGCCGAGGCCAAGCCGTCACCCGCGCGCAAGTTCCTGATGGCGGGGAAATCGGGGCTGAACCTGACGAAAGATGAAGGGGCCGAGGCCTTCCTCGCCGCTTATGGCGATGCGGCACAGGCGTTGCGTCCGATGCTTGATGCTTTCGGCCCACGTGACGTGATGGCTTGGGCCGAGGGATTGGGCCAGCCGCTGTTCACCGGCAGCACGGGGCGGGTATTTCCCAAGGCGATGAAGGCCTCGCCCCTTCTGCGCGCATGGCTGGCCCGGCTGGAGGGGCAGGGTGTGCGCCTCAACCGCCGCTGGCGCTGGGCCGGATGGGATGGGGAAACCGTTCTGATGGACACGCCCGAGGGGCGCCTGCGCCTGACGCCGGATGCCACCGTCTTGGCCTGTGGCGGGGCCAGTTGGGCACGTTTGGGGTCAGATGGCGCATGGGCCGGGTACATGCCGGATGCGGTGTCCGCCTTCAAAACTGCCAATATGGGATTCCAGGTGGCGTGGTCCGATCACATGCGCCGCCATTTCGGCACCCCTGTCAAAGGCGTTGCCCTGCATGCAGGGGCGATCACCTCGCGCGGTGAGATCGTGATTTCCGAGCGGGGTATAGAGGGCGGCGGTATTTATTCAGTGTCCGCAGCAATGCGCGAGGGCGCGCCGCTGGTCCTTGACCTGCTGCCCGATCTGGACGTGAACACGGTGCGCCAACGGCTTTCCCGCCCACGCGGCAAGGACAGCCTCAAGAACCACCTGCGCAAGACGCTGAAGCTGGACCCGGTGAAACAGGCGCTGTTGATGGAATTCGCCCGCCCCTTGCCGGAGGATCTGGCGCCGGTGCTCAAGGCATTGCCCATCCCCCACCAAGGCCCGCGCCCCATGGACGAGGCGATTTCGACAGCGGGCGGGCTGCGGTTCGATGCACTCGACAAGGGGCTGATGCTGCGTGACCGGCCCGGCACCTTCGCTGCCGGGGAAATGCTGGATTGGGAGGCGCCGACGGGGGGGTACCTTCTGACAGCCTGCTTCGCCACGGGGCTATGGGCCGGGCAGCACGCGGCGAAATGGCTGACCTGA